The nucleotide sequence ACACTCTTTTTAGGCGGATTATTGGCCAGTGCTTATTTATTTAGAGTGCTAAATTTAGCCTTTACTACGCCAGAGCAGGAAAGTGAAATTGCGCTTCCTGTCGTCAATGAAAAGAAACTTTTTGGGGCGGTTGGTCTAGCCATTATTACGATTATTATTGGTTTAAATGCCATGTGGCTCACCAATCTAATTACGAGCAGTTACTGATGATTCAGGTATTAATTATTAACATTTTCAAGCGATTTAAAGGCAGTTCAGTATGTTAAACCAGTGGCTGCCACTTATTATTTTAATTGTTGCTTTTAGTACCGGCATTTTGATGCTGTTGATCAAGGAAAAAAGCGAAAGACTTAGAACAAGTGTTAATTTAATCAGTGCTGCGGTTAACATTGTTTTGATTGGAGTTATGCTATTGGGAGTCTCTCAAGGAGAGGTTTTCGAGACGCGCTTACCGTTATTACCCGATATAAACTTGGTGCTTAAGGCGGATGCACTTTCCTTAGCCTTCGTCACGCTTTCTGGTGTGTTGTGGTTCTTTACCACGATTTATGCCATAGGTTATTTTAAGCACGGTAAGCATCGAAGTCGCTTTTTTGGTTTTTTCAGCTTATGTGTTTTTTCAACCTTAGGCGTTGCTTTAGCGGGTAACTTGATTACGTTTTTAATTTTTTATGAGTTACTTACGCTAGCAACCTACCCATTAATTGTGCATAAAGGTAATGATGCATCGTTAGCATCAGGAAAAATTTATTTACGTTACACCATGATCGGTGGCGCTATTTTGATGATAGCCGTGGTTTGGTTGAAATCATATGCCGGCGCATTAGATTTTTCAACGCCAGATATTTTGCTTAACCTACCAAATATAGACACCACAGCGCTTAGCATTATTTTTATCATGCTGATGATAGGCTTAGGCGTTAAAGCAGCGTTATTTCCGCTGCATGGCTGGTTGCCTCGTGCTATGGCAGCGCCTGCTCCTGTTAGTTCGTTACTGCATGCAGTTGCCGTAGTTAAGGCCGGTGCTTTTGGTATTATTCGGGTGGTTTATGATGTTTACGGTGTTGAACTTGCCAATTCATTAGGCTTATTACAAGGACTGTTGATACTTGCCAGTATTACCATCATCTATGGCTCGGTCAGAGCCATTTATCAAGATGACATAAAAAAACGTCTTGCTTATTCAACCGTCAGTCAGGTGTCATATATTACTCTTGGTATTGCACTCGCAGGGCCCATTGCTGCTGTGGGAGCCATTATGCATTTAGTGCATCAAGGACTGATGAAAATCACCATGTTCTTTTGTGCTGGCTTACTGGCAGAAACACATCATATTTATAAAGTCAGCGAATTAAACGGTATTGCTAAAAAGATGCCAATTACCATGACCGCCTTTACTATTGCCATTTTCGGTATGATCGGTATTCCGCCCATCGCTGGCTTTGTGTCAAAGTGGTATCTCGGCGTTGGTGCTATTGAAACCGGTAATGTATGGGTTATTGCGATATTAGCGGGTAGTAGCGTCTTAAACGCAATTTACTTTTTACCTTTGGTTTATCGAGCATGGTTTGTTGCTCCCCAAGAAAGCAGCGATGAGGGTTGTCATGAACAGCCACACAAAGAGATAAAACCAACAAGTAAACTTGAAGCGCATTGGATGATGTTACTGCCACCGGTGGTGACAATAACCTTTGCTATATTGGCGGGATTATTTGCTAATAGTCAATATAGTGCGGTAAGTTGGTCAAAGCTTATTGCCTCGTCAACGTCGATCGGTTTTAGTGAATTGAGTGCTCTCGTGCAACCGAGCCTTTTAACAATGCAAATGTCGAACTTACTCGTTTGGTGCATCATGCTACCATTTGTTTTAGCCGCACTGATTCGTATTTTTTCTTCGTTAAAGCAACTCACGTATCTTATGCCGCTTTGTGCTATTCCTGCGATTTATTTAGGCTTACAACCCGAGTATTTATTTCAAAAAATCCCTTTCTTATTTTTTGGCAGTGAACTTCTTATCGACGAACTCAGCCAAGGCTTTTTATTGTTAGCCGGGGTGTTGTGGTTCCTGGGCTCATTATATGCCTTACTTTATTCGCATATTGGCGAAAATAAACCACAGTTTATGGTGCTATTTTGTATTGCTATGGCGTCTAGTTTTGGTTTAGTGCTTAGTGCTGATATGTTTGGCTTTATTACCTTTTTCACTTTTATGAGTTTGTCTTCCTATGTCCTTATTATTAGAGGACAAACGACGGAATCTGTAGCCGCTGCAAATGTTTACATAAAATGGGTGATCATAGGTGAAGTCGCCATTTTTAGTGCTTTTTGTGTTATCAACTATATGGAGCTATCTCAGCAGGTAGTCGCAGCGCCTTTATTACAATTTATGGGTTTAATGCTGATTATTGGTTTTGGCATAAAAATAGGCTTGTTGGGTTTTCATTCGTGGTTACCGCTTGCTCATCCTGTTGCTGCGGTACCTGCTAGTGCTTTACTGAGTGGCTTTATGGTTAAGGCGGGCATGATTGGCTGGCTGAGGTTTTTTCCGTTTCAATCTACCGATGTAGCGACATTTTATCACTTAGGCTTGTTTACTATGTGCTTAGGTATTGCCGGAGTATTTTACGCAGCAATAAAGGGCTTAGGTCAAAAAAATCCCAAAGCTGTGTTAGCTTATTCTACGATTAGCCAAATGGGCATATTATCTGCCTGTTTCGGCGTTATCTTAGCTTTTCCATCACTAAAAGAGGCCATGACCCTGAGCATTATTTTCTATGCACTGCATCATGGTTTAGCAAAATCGGCGTTATTTTTATCAGTGGGTGTTGCGCCTTTCTTGAATAAGCAAAGCACGACTAAGCCCTACTTACGCAACATAACTTATTTCATTATGATATTGCCGGCGTTATCGCTAGTAGGTGCACCTTTTACCAGCGGTTATTTTGCAAAAGCTGAAGTGAAATTACTGCTAAATAATTTACCATATTTGAAATACGCGATTGTGATCAGTGCGGTATTTACCGGGTTGCTGATGTGTCGATTTGTCCATATGAGTTATTACAAAGCCCAACAGGTGAGTTCAGAAAAAGTCAGCTCTGAGTATTGGCTACTAATGGTTTGTGTACTCAACACTGTGTTTGTTATTTTAGCGCCGCTGTATTTGTTGAATCAGCATGACACCATAACCAATATGCTATCTATGATGACAACGGGCAGTCTATTTTCAGCATTACTACCTGTCGTACTGGCTATTGCGATTTATAAGGTCATAACCATTTTTAAGCTTACCGAATGGTCATTTTCGTTGATCAAATCACCTAAGTGGACAGCAGCAGGGCAGGTCTTATGGACTCGTTTCAAGCTGATGAATATGATAGAAAAGCAAAGTATAGAAAAATGGCTATTAATCACTTATATGAAGACTGTTTTTGATAAAAAGTTATCACCGCAAGAAAGTATGCCACTGAACATGCAATCTACTTATGTATCACTGTTATTGATAAGTGTTTGTGTTTTATTACTGGTAGCGTTTGGTGTTTAGCAATTAATGATATACAACTAATCGTCTTATCTCGTTGATTTTTTGCAAGTAAATTGACTGATAAATAAAAGCCCAGCAAGTGCTGGGCTTTTTTGATTTTTACTACTGTTAAGCTTATTCTTTATATAAAAGCTTAAGCAAAGGTATCTTGTAGTGGTGGAACTACTTGCTTTTTACGGCTCATAACACCTGGTAACCAAACTTTACCGTCAACTAACGTTATTCCGTAAGCTTTTTCAACAATGCTGATATCATCGCTTACGACTAATAGCTCAGAGCCTTCCTGCATGATATCGGTTAGCAATAACATCACAGTATGACGATTGCCTTCTTCTTTAACCGCTTGTAAATCAGCGTGTAAATCAGCTTTCATTTCATCAAATAAAGCTAGGTCGATAACTTCTAATTGGCCGATACCAACAATGTTATCTTTCATGTTGAAATCTTTAAAGTCACGCAAGACTAATTCACGTATAGGCGTGCCTTGTACTGAAGATTTCACTGTGAACATTTCCATGCCCAAGCCTTTATAATCTTCAATGCCTGCAATTTCAGCTAATGCTTCAACACATTTAATATCGGCAGTTGTACAAGTTGGTGATTTAAAAATAACGGTGTCTGATAAGATCGCACACATCATAGCGCCAGCGATATTTTTAGGAATTTCAACACCATGAAAATCGTACATCATTTTAATAATGGTGTTAGTACAGCCAACAGGGCGTACCCAAATTTCTAGTGGCGTTGATGTAGTAATGTCACCTAGTTTATGGTGATCAATAATACCTAGTACTGTTGAGTCATCAATATCATCAGGACCTTGAATACGGTCTGAGTGATCAACCACGTAAATACCAGCCGTGTCAGCAAAGCTCAATTTAAGTTCAGGTTGTTCTAAACCGAACTTGTCTAAAATGAATAACGTTTCTGGTGAAAGTTCACCTAAACGTGCCGGTTTTACATCTTCACCAATAGTGGTTTTTAAATATGAAAGGGCAATGGCTGAACAAATTGAATCTGAATCAGGTACCTTGTGTCCTACTGCATAAGCTGTCATAAACTATTCTCTCCAAGCGCCGTTATCGAGTAACGGTTCTACCGTATAAAGTGTTTTCAAATATGGCGCATATTCTAGCAAAAACATCAGTGGTTCGCCTAGTAAGCGTTCGTACTCTTTTTATACTGTTTTGATAATAATCATCTTTTTATCGCTAGATGGTAATTAAAATCTCGATGACTAACGCTTTAAGCTTTGATTTTATTACGTTAGTATTGTTGTGCATACCCGCTCCACTTCAAAATGCAGATTTCAGTAAGTCGATAATGGGTTAGCACCAAGGCATTGATTGAAGGGTATAGTTCTTCTATTATCGAAATCAATAACGCTGGAGATGACCCGTTATCGACTTACCCGCAGGGCGCTATGCTAGAAAATCAGTCCTACGTTGCATACATGGATGTATGTACTTAGCTTTTGCCTGGAGCAAAAAAGCTGTGCATACTTGATAAGGGAGTGACCATTATCTGCGTATCGCGCCTTGATCTGAATTCCTAGCTTAGCGCTGAAACTGCATCTTGAAGTGGAACGGGTATAGCTATGTTAGCTATTGAAATAATACTTATTAAATCAGTTCAATAGCGTATGAATTTTATATTTTAACAACTGCTGATATGGCAATGGCAGTTTTATTTTTGAGGAAGCTATGTTTAAACTTAAATCCTTAGTGGCATTAATATCGTTAGCGAGTGTGAGTTCATTCGCCAGTAATGTCATTACTATCGAAGATATTCCAAATATTAAATCAGTCCGCAGTAGTGTGATCAGCCCTAGTGGCGATCATGTCGCATTCACTCGCACGCTGCCAAGAGAATTATATGTTGATAAGAATGGCGCTAACTATAACGAACTATTAATTACTGACAGTAAAGGCAACACCAAACCTTTTATAAGCGGTAAAGTTAATGTTGGCGCTTTGGAATGGTCTGTAGATGGTAAGTTTGTTTATTTTTTAGCGAAGTTTACTGGTGATAAGTTTACTCAGCTTTATCGCATTCCTGTTAATGGTGGTGAACGTCAGAAGGTTTTAGGTTTAAAAGAAACCTCGATCAGCCGTTATGACATTAGCCCTGATGGTAAGCAAGTTGCGCTGTTAGCTATGCCGGCGAAAGATAAGTCAGAAAAGAAACTTAAAGAACTTGGCTTTAAAGCTGAAGTTTATGAAATGGACTTAAAAAACAAGCAATTGTTTGTGACTGATTTAACCGTACAAAATAAGCCTGCTGTTTTATCGGCAGTGAATATCGCCGGCTATGTTAGTGATATGAATTGGTCTGCAGATAATCAACAATTGTTAATTAAAACCCAGCCGACGGCGTTAGTTGATGACTTGTACACCAAAGCTCAGTGGCATGTTATGCACTTAGCTGATCAGAAAGTAACAATGTCAATTGCCACTGAAGGTAAGTTAGGTACAGCGGAGTTTTCTTATAATGGTAAACATATTGCCGTTATTGGTGCGCAGGATAAACACGACCCTGCGACAGGGCGCTTGTATTTAGCTGATGTTAAGTCTGGTGAAATTAAAGATTGGCTACCTAACTTTGCTGGCCATGTTAGCGATATAGAATGGTCACATAAAAGCACTAAACTGAATTTTATCGCTAATATCGGTACTGAAAGTATTGTTGCTAGCATTAAACCCGGCAGTAATCGTTATAACACCCAAGTTAAAGCGGGCAAGATTATAGCGTCGTCATTATCTATTTCAGATTCAGATAAAACCTTATCTGTAAAAGGTCATACCGCTTCGCACCCGAATGAAAGCTTTATGGTTCGTGGTAAAAAGCTGACTAAAGTGACTAATTCTAATCCATGGTTGCAAGACAAGCGTTTCGCTAAGCAAGAATCTATTACCATGAAAGCACGTGATGGCGTGGAAGTGGGTGGAATTTTAGTTTATCCATTAGATTATAAAGAAGGTCAACGTTACCCGCTGATCATGCAAGTACATGGTGGCCCAGAAAGTCATGAAAAAAATGGTTGGGTAACTGCTTATTCTAAGCCCGGTCAAATGGGTGCAGCGCGTGGTTATGCGGTATTTTATCCAAACTATCGTGGCTCAACAGGTAAAGGTGTTGAGTATTCTAAATTAGGTCAAAACGATTATGCTGGCGCAGAGTTTGATGACTTGGTCGATATGAAAAATTACCTAGTTGATACTGGCTTAGTTGACGTTAAACGTGTGGGTATTACCGGTGGCTCATACGGAGGTTATGCTTCTGCTTGGGCGGCGACTAAATTGACTGAACATTTTGCCGCTAGTGTTATGTTTGTCGGTATTTCAAACCAACTATCTAAATTTGGTACTACGGATATCTCTAACGAAATGCACTTAGTACATGCGCGCTCTTACCCTTGGGATAAATGGCAATATTATTTAGAGCGTAGTCCTATTTACTGGGCGCATCAGTCAAAAACGCCGTTATTGATTATGCATGGTAAAGATGACCCTCGCGTACATCCAGCACAATCAATGGAAATGTACCGTTATATGAAAGTACAAGGCAAAGATGTGCGTTTAGTATATTACCCAGGCGAAGGTCATGGTAACCGTAAAGCCGCGGCACAATATGACTATAGTTTACGCTTGATGCGTTGGATGGATAACTACTTAATGGATGGTAATAAAGCAATGCCTGACTATAAGCTAGATCATAAAGCCAAGTTAGCGGCTAAAAAAGCCTTAGCTAAAAATAATGCTGACAGTAAAGATAACGACGAATAACGTTATACCTAATTTTGTCTTTACGCTTTATTTACTGTGCTTTAAGCCTTAAAAAACGCTTTTAGCACAGTAAAAATGACACAATAAAAAGCCCGATATTCTTATGAATATCGGGCTTTTTTCTGCAGGAGACAAAGTTTGTTGTGACCATATAGCTATAAAAAAGAAACTAGCACTTAAGTTAGTTTTTTAGCTTAGTAATTTAGCTTAGTCGTTTTACCCCAAAATACTTTATAAGAGAAGATGGTGTAGCCGATAATCATCGGTAGTACGACCGCCGCGCCAACAAAGATAATCCATAATGATTCACGAGCACTTGCAGCCTCAAATATCGTGACTTTAAAAGGTACAATATAAGGGTAAAAGCTGTACGCCAAACCACAAAAGCACATAATAAACAGGATGATCGCCGCTAAGAACGGAAACCAACAACCGGTATCATTTTTCATTGGTACTTTATTGAGATATAAATGTACGGTGATAAAGGTGAAACCGAGCAAGAAAGTAATTGGAATTAACACTAATACTTGAATACCACCCAACCATTTATCCATGATCTGTTGATCAATCAATAAGTTGGTTATACATACCGCAATAATGCCAACTGCCATTAAGATGTTGGTCAGTTTTGCCCATTTTGCCGCTCGACGTTGTAACTCGCCTTCTGTTTTCATGACCAACCAAGCTGCGCCAATGAAACAATAGCCGGCCGTAACACAAATGGCTGATAAGGCAGAAAAACCAATACTTAACCAAGTATCTTCGAAGGACGTGATATAACGACCCAGCATATAACCTTGTGAAAGGGTCGCTAACAGGGAACCAAATTTGAAGGCATAATCCCACTTTTTCTTGTCAGCACTCGGTGCTTTAGTGCGAAAGTCGAATGATACCCCGCGTAAAATTAGCCCCGCTAACATTAGTGCCGTAGGTAAATATAAGGCTTGGAATATTATGGAGTGTGCCTTGGGGAAAGCAATCAGCAATAAACCGATAGCCATCACTAACCAGGTTTCGTTAGCATCCCAAAAGGGTCCGATAGAGTAGATCATACTATCGCGCTGTTGCTGATTATCTAATGGTAGCAGCACTCCTACGCCCAAATCATAGCCATCTAATATGGCGTAAATTAAAAAAGAAAGTCCCATTAAACCAACAAAAACAATGGGCAACCAATCTACAGGCACGCTATTCACTATTTCGGCGTTCATTGTTTTTCTCCTGTATTAATTCTGACGTGTTCGGCTTGATTACTTTCAATAATTGGTACATTAGCGCTTACTGTAGTGTTCGGTTGCTCTAGTATCACGGCACGATTTGCCATGACAAATAGCGTGCGAATATAGGCAATTAATAGAAAGCCATAAATAACCAAGTACAAAGTTAAAGACATGGCTATGTTTTCAGGTGCTGTGGTGGTTACTGCGTCTTTGGTACGTAGTATTCCGCTAACTAAATAAGGTTGGCGGCCAATTTCAGTGACATACCAGCCTGCCAAAGTGGCCAACCAACCAGAAAATGTCATGGCAATACCTGTTTTTAATAACCAAGGTGGGTAGCGCTTTTTGATGACATATTGATAGGTGGCCAACCAAGAGAATATAAACATTAACACGCCAATACCTATCATGACCCGAAAGCTGAAAAAGATAGGAGCCACTGGCGGATGTTCGCCCATAAAGTCATTGAGTCCTTTTATCTCACCTTCTGCGTCGTGAGTTAAAATGATGCTAGCTACGTTCGGTACTTTTACTTCGAAGCTATTGTCTCGCGTTTTTTCACTTGGTATGGCAAATAATAATAACGGCACACCAGTGTCGGTTTCCCAAACACCTTCCATGGCTGCAATTTTTGCTGGCTGATGCTTTAACGTATTTAGCCCGTGTAAATCGCCAACAAAAATTTGCATTGGGATTAAAATAGCGGCTAATGTCACTGAAAAATTTAGCGCTTGTTTTACTGACTTTTTATTGTCGCCTTTGAGCAGGCGGTAAGCTGAAATACCAGAAATTAAGAATGCCGATGTTAAGCCTGAAGCGAGTAACATGTGCGTTAAACGATATGGCATAGACGGGTTAAAAATAACCTCGAACCAGCTAGTAACGTGGGCAACACCATCGATCATTTCAAATCCGGCTGGCGTTTGCATCCAAGAGTCGAGTGATAATATCCAAAAAGCTGATAGGGTTGTGCCAAATGACACGAGCACCGTGGCGATGGTGTGAACGCGGTTTGACACTCGGTCCATACCAAAAAGCATAATCGACAAGAATGAAGCTTCTAAAAAGAAGGCTGTCATCACTTCATAACCGAGTAATGGTCCTGCGATATTCCCGACGGTTTCCATATAGCCGGGCCAATTGGTTCCGAACTGAAATGACATCGTAATGCCACTCACGACTCCAATG is from Colwellia sp. Arc7-635 and encodes:
- a CDS encoding proton-conducting transporter membrane subunit → MLNQWLPLIILIVAFSTGILMLLIKEKSERLRTSVNLISAAVNIVLIGVMLLGVSQGEVFETRLPLLPDINLVLKADALSLAFVTLSGVLWFFTTIYAIGYFKHGKHRSRFFGFFSLCVFSTLGVALAGNLITFLIFYELLTLATYPLIVHKGNDASLASGKIYLRYTMIGGAILMIAVVWLKSYAGALDFSTPDILLNLPNIDTTALSIIFIMLMIGLGVKAALFPLHGWLPRAMAAPAPVSSLLHAVAVVKAGAFGIIRVVYDVYGVELANSLGLLQGLLILASITIIYGSVRAIYQDDIKKRLAYSTVSQVSYITLGIALAGPIAAVGAIMHLVHQGLMKITMFFCAGLLAETHHIYKVSELNGIAKKMPITMTAFTIAIFGMIGIPPIAGFVSKWYLGVGAIETGNVWVIAILAGSSVLNAIYFLPLVYRAWFVAPQESSDEGCHEQPHKEIKPTSKLEAHWMMLLPPVVTITFAILAGLFANSQYSAVSWSKLIASSTSIGFSELSALVQPSLLTMQMSNLLVWCIMLPFVLAALIRIFSSLKQLTYLMPLCAIPAIYLGLQPEYLFQKIPFLFFGSELLIDELSQGFLLLAGVLWFLGSLYALLYSHIGENKPQFMVLFCIAMASSFGLVLSADMFGFITFFTFMSLSSYVLIIRGQTTESVAAANVYIKWVIIGEVAIFSAFCVINYMELSQQVVAAPLLQFMGLMLIIGFGIKIGLLGFHSWLPLAHPVAAVPASALLSGFMVKAGMIGWLRFFPFQSTDVATFYHLGLFTMCLGIAGVFYAAIKGLGQKNPKAVLAYSTISQMGILSACFGVILAFPSLKEAMTLSIIFYALHHGLAKSALFLSVGVAPFLNKQSTTKPYLRNITYFIMILPALSLVGAPFTSGYFAKAEVKLLLNNLPYLKYAIVISAVFTGLLMCRFVHMSYYKAQQVSSEKVSSEYWLLMVCVLNTVFVILAPLYLLNQHDTITNMLSMMTTGSLFSALLPVVLAIAIYKVITIFKLTEWSFSLIKSPKWTAAGQVLWTRFKLMNMIEKQSIEKWLLITYMKTVFDKKLSPQESMPLNMQSTYVSLLLISVCVLLLVAFGV
- a CDS encoding manganese-dependent inorganic pyrophosphatase, with translation MTAYAVGHKVPDSDSICSAIALSYLKTTIGEDVKPARLGELSPETLFILDKFGLEQPELKLSFADTAGIYVVDHSDRIQGPDDIDDSTVLGIIDHHKLGDITTSTPLEIWVRPVGCTNTIIKMMYDFHGVEIPKNIAGAMMCAILSDTVIFKSPTCTTADIKCVEALAEIAGIEDYKGLGMEMFTVKSSVQGTPIRELVLRDFKDFNMKDNIVGIGQLEVIDLALFDEMKADLHADLQAVKEEGNRHTVMLLLTDIMQEGSELLVVSDDISIVEKAYGITLVDGKVWLPGVMSRKKQVVPPLQDTFA
- a CDS encoding S9 family peptidase, whose product is MFKLKSLVALISLASVSSFASNVITIEDIPNIKSVRSSVISPSGDHVAFTRTLPRELYVDKNGANYNELLITDSKGNTKPFISGKVNVGALEWSVDGKFVYFLAKFTGDKFTQLYRIPVNGGERQKVLGLKETSISRYDISPDGKQVALLAMPAKDKSEKKLKELGFKAEVYEMDLKNKQLFVTDLTVQNKPAVLSAVNIAGYVSDMNWSADNQQLLIKTQPTALVDDLYTKAQWHVMHLADQKVTMSIATEGKLGTAEFSYNGKHIAVIGAQDKHDPATGRLYLADVKSGEIKDWLPNFAGHVSDIEWSHKSTKLNFIANIGTESIVASIKPGSNRYNTQVKAGKIIASSLSISDSDKTLSVKGHTASHPNESFMVRGKKLTKVTNSNPWLQDKRFAKQESITMKARDGVEVGGILVYPLDYKEGQRYPLIMQVHGGPESHEKNGWVTAYSKPGQMGAARGYAVFYPNYRGSTGKGVEYSKLGQNDYAGAEFDDLVDMKNYLVDTGLVDVKRVGITGGSYGGYASAWAATKLTEHFAASVMFVGISNQLSKFGTTDISNEMHLVHARSYPWDKWQYYLERSPIYWAHQSKTPLLIMHGKDDPRVHPAQSMEMYRYMKVQGKDVRLVYYPGEGHGNRKAAAQYDYSLRLMRWMDNYLMDGNKAMPDYKLDHKAKLAAKKALAKNNADSKDNDE
- a CDS encoding cytochrome d ubiquinol oxidase subunit II; its protein translation is MNAEIVNSVPVDWLPIVFVGLMGLSFLIYAILDGYDLGVGVLLPLDNQQQRDSMIYSIGPFWDANETWLVMAIGLLLIAFPKAHSIIFQALYLPTALMLAGLILRGVSFDFRTKAPSADKKKWDYAFKFGSLLATLSQGYMLGRYITSFEDTWLSIGFSALSAICVTAGYCFIGAAWLVMKTEGELQRRAAKWAKLTNILMAVGIIAVCITNLLIDQQIMDKWLGGIQVLVLIPITFLLGFTFITVHLYLNKVPMKNDTGCWFPFLAAIILFIMCFCGLAYSFYPYIVPFKVTIFEAASARESLWIIFVGAAVVLPMIIGYTIFSYKVFWGKTTKLNY
- a CDS encoding cytochrome ubiquinol oxidase subunit I — its product is MLSRIQFAANISFHILFPTINIALCWILLFFKVRYNQTQDESWLRVYRFWVRIFALTFAIGVVSGITMSFQFGTNWPGYMETVGNIAGPLLGYEVMTAFFLEASFLSIMLFGMDRVSNRVHTIATVLVSFGTTLSAFWILSLDSWMQTPAGFEMIDGVAHVTSWFEVIFNPSMPYRLTHMLLASGLTSAFLISGISAYRLLKGDNKKSVKQALNFSVTLAAILIPMQIFVGDLHGLNTLKHQPAKIAAMEGVWETDTGVPLLLFAIPSEKTRDNSFEVKVPNVASIILTHDAEGEIKGLNDFMGEHPPVAPIFFSFRVMIGIGVLMFIFSWLATYQYVIKKRYPPWLLKTGIAMTFSGWLATLAGWYVTEIGRQPYLVSGILRTKDAVTTTAPENIAMSLTLYLVIYGFLLIAYIRTLFVMANRAVILEQPNTTVSANVPIIESNQAEHVRINTGEKQ